The Platichthys flesus chromosome 8, fPlaFle2.1, whole genome shotgun sequence genome has a window encoding:
- the LOC133959365 gene encoding complexin-2-like, which translates to MNFVMKQALGGATKDMGKMLGGEEKAEDPDAQKKEDERQEALRQQEEERKAKYAKMESERENIRQGIRDKYGIKKKEEKEAEAAAAMEQASEGSLTRPKKAVPTGCGDEEEEESIVDTVMKFIPAPLMDMFNKK; encoded by the exons GAGCCACCAAAGACATGGGCAAGATGCTCGGTGGGGAGGAGAAGGCGGAGGACCCGGACGCCCAGAAGAAGGAGGACGAAAGACAGGAGGCACTGAggcaacaggaggaggagaggaaggccaaatatgcaaaaatggagtcagagagagaaaacatccGACAGGGCATCAGAGACAAG TATGGCAtcaagaagaaggaggagaaggaggccgAGGCGGCGGCTGCGATGGAGCAGGCCTCCGAGGGCAGCCTCACCCGCCCCAAGAAGGCGGTGCCCACCGGCTGCggcgacgaggaggaggaggagagcatcGTGGACACGGTCATGAAGTTCATCCCGGCCCCGCTCATGGATATGTTCaataaaaagtaa